The region AGTTTTCTCCTGTAATTTTGAGACCAAGAAGATTTCTTCAGAAGAAGTGCTGGAGCTGGAATCCCGTACGCTTAATTGGAAAGAAGTAGACGAATATCCGGCTTTTGAAGACTGCCAAAACGAAACCGAACTTTTGGCGGCACGGGAATGCTTTGAACGGGAAGTAGCCGAAAACATTTATGCTTACCTTTCTAAACAACAGCCGGTAGTTACAGAGTCTATAGACGATACCCTTTATCTTTATCTGGAAATAAATAGTGCGGGTCGCCCCGAGATAGATTCGGTTAAAATAGATTCTACATTAAACAATCAGCTTCCTGAATTGCGATTGTGGTTAGACCAAAGTATAGATTCCCTTCCAAAAATTTATCCGGCCAGTAAGCGCGGCGTACCGGTTTCTACCGTTTTTAAAATGCCTATTGTTATTAAAGCTGAGTAATAATTCACAACATAACAGTTTTGTTATATAACATTTTTGTTATAAATTTAAAGTGTGAATTCGGTTTCCCTAATTAAAGTGATAAAAAAGCATGGTTGGTATCTTGTAAGAACAAAAGGAAGCCACCATCATTTCAAGCATCCCGAAAAGAAAGGAATTGTCACTATCCCGCATCCTAAAAAGGATCTTCCTAAGGGAACGGTGAATTCAATTTTAAAACAAGCCGGAATTAAATAAATTATAATGAAAAAGATTAGTGTGTATGTTGAAAAGGCCGAGGATGGGACTTACTGGGGAAGTACTCAAAATCTACCAGGCGGAGTAAGTGCTTTTGGAAATTCATTAGATGAATTAAAGCAAAATCTCAAAGTTGCATTCGAGGATTATAAAGAAGTAGCAGAAGATCTTAATGAAGGATGGTTGAATGAAATTAAAGGTTTAACTGAATTTGAATATAGGCTGGATATAGCTTCATTTTTCAAACTTCTTCCAATAAAAATTTCTGCTATCGCCGAAAAATCCGGTATAAATCCTTCGCTAATGAGGCAATATGCCAGTGGAAAAGCAAATGCATCAGAAGAAAGAGCAAGAAGAATAGAAAAAGCGATTCACGAATTAGGTGAAGATCTTCTTTCAGTATCAATTTAATTCCCAATCACCACATTCCACTTTTTTACCGACCAGCTTTTAATAAGTCCGTTTTTTACGTAGGGATCATTTTGGGCAAAAGCTTCCGCGATTTTCTCGCTGTCGGCTTTAAAAACCAATACAGCTTCGTTTGCCGCGTCTATGGCTCCACCAAGTATTAGATAGCCTTCATTAAAATATTCGGTGGCGTGATTTAAGTGTTCTTTTCGGTATTTTTCTCTTTCCTCCAGGTAATTTTCAGAGGTGGTATAATCTAAAATATAATAATTCATCTTCAGTTTTTAAATTGTCTTCCTTTCCAGGAAAAATCCGAAAATAGAGATTTAACAGCTACATAAGTGCTAAAGAAAGGATAAAAAATACTGCTCCAAAAATAACTTCGCATTACAGGTTCTCGCTTAAAAAATTTAGCTGCGCTATAGATTAGCATAAAATCAAGATTGAATTTCACAAGAAAAATGATCAAAATAGGTTGGTAAGGCAGGAGTTGAAATAACACTAAGAAAACAGCAGCGATAAGGCTTAGATTCATTAAAAGCACTGTAGCACCGGCGAATTTGGCAAATAAGCTTTTATATGCCGGGGCTTTAGAAGCCCAGCGAATGCGCTGTGAAACCAAATCACCAAAATTTTGTTGGGGTTGGGTATAAACGATGACCTCCTTACTTTTAAAAAAACCGATTTTATAATTTTCCTGTTGAAATTTTTGAAGCAAAAAAACATCGTCACCACTGGCAATGTTATCATTTCCTGCAAATCCCGAAACCTCCAAAAAGGCTTGCTTTTCATAACACAAATTCGCGCCATTACACATAAAGGCTTTTTCGATACCAAAAGCTCCCGCTGTTGATGCCTGCAGGCTTAAAATATCCAGTGCTTCAAAATTACGGACTAGATTTTCCTGTTTGCTTTCTATATTTTCTGTTGAAAAAAGCTTTGTTCTAAGATGAATATGTCTTATATTTGTGTAAAACTATATAGATATGATACCTTCAGATTTCAGGGATTTTTTCGTTAATAGTCCAGCGACTGTTCAACAAGAGATAGTGGCTTCGTTGCTATCATTGTCTTTGCAAGAAAGTGAAGTAAAGGACAGCAACGAGGCAAAAGCAGTTACCTGTCCTCATTGCTCAGAAAAGCGTGTTCGTGCCAATGGCAAGCTCAAAGGCGTTCAACGCTATGTTTGCAATGGCTGTAAGAAGAATTTCAGTGAGACCACAGGTAAGTTTTGGTATAATATAAAAAAGAAAGAGAAGTTAAATCGGTATTTATACTGTTTGTTGTCGGGCTACAGTATCAGGAAAAGTGCAGAAGAGACGGAGATATCAATTCAAACGTCCTTTGATTGGAGACATAAATTGCTCACGTCATTTTCCAGTGTTTCGGTAGAAGAGTTTCAGGGCATAGTCGAAAGCGATGACCTGTTCTTTGCCTACTCAGAAAAAGGAGGACGTCATTTAGGTAGAAAACCGAAAATGCGAGGAGAAAAAGCAAGCAAAGCAGGCATAAGTGATGAAAAAGTAGCTGTAGTGGCAACTTGTGATAGATCTGGAAACAAAGACTTTAAAGTGGCCACAAGAGGTCGTATCAGTAAAGAGGATCTGAATAGAATACTTAAAGGGAAACTTGATAAAGCTGACGTACTCTGCAGCGACAGCCATAGAAGTTATGGTGCTTTTGCAAAAGCCAACACAATTGCCCATAAAAAGTTCAACACCTCAAAGGGACAGCGAACCGTAGATAAGGTGTACCATGTCCAGAATGTAAACAATATGGATATGAGATTGAGAAAGTTCATGGATTCTTTCAATGGGGTAGCTACAAAATACTTACAGAATTACTTGAATTGGTTCTTGGTACTTGAAAAAATCAAGAACTCAACCAGTAAAATGGCAACAGTTACAGCCATTGCCTTTGCTTCAAATAGCGCATGGTACGAGTACAAACAACAACTATTCAATATGCTAATTAGAACTTAGCCTTGAAAAAAGACTTAGCGCAACCGGGCCGGCAATGAGTTTATTTCCGGTTTTAAGGATAAAATCATTATAGCTTTTTAACCAGTTTACAGGAACATTGCAATCGGCATCAGTGGTAAGGATATATTCAAATTCAGCTGAGTTAATCGCAGTACTAATCGCATCTTTTTTTGGCGAATTTGAAGTGCGTTGGTTTTCCAGAACTTTTAAATTGAAACCTAGATAAGTTTTCTGAAATTCCTCGATTATTTCCACCGAAATATCTTCAGACTCATCATTTACCAGGATAATTTCATACTTAGATTCAGGATAATTTATCCTGGCTAAGGAACTCAATAAAACAGGTAAATTTTCGGCTTCATTTCTAAACGGTACAATAATAGAAAACCGTATTTCTGTAGGTGAATTTTCCGAAGAGAATTCAGGGGTTTTTTTCCAGCCGTAAAGCAGCATTAGCATTAAAACCGAATAACAAATACAAATTATAATAAAGATGAACATACTCGGTTTTTTAATTCTTAATTTTCTTGTAAAGTAAACCAAATCACTGAAAATTCAAGAACAGTAGAAAGAGAAAATAGCTAAACTTTGGCGTATTTGAAATCTCGCTAAGCGAGTAAGGAAATGAAATTGCTTAGCTTTGCGAAGCTACCTGAAATTTGGTGAGTTTTAAATTGAAAAAAGTTATTTTGAAGAGCGAAAGAATCATTTTAGGAATTGATCCCGGCACCACGATTATGGGCTTCGGACTTATAAAAGTGGAAAATAAACAGATGAAATTTATGCAGCTGAATGAATTGCAGCTCAGTAAATACAGCGATCATTATGTGAAACTTAAATTGATTTTTGAACGTACTATAGAGTTGATAGACACTTATCATCCAGATGAAATTGCGATTGAAGCCCCGTTTTTTGGGAAAAACGTACAATCTATGCTTAAGCTGGGAAGGGCACAGGGCGTGGCGATGGCCGCCGGACTTTCAAGAGAAATACCAATTACTGAATATTTACCCAAGAAAATTAAAATGGCAATTACCGGGAATGGGAATGCCAGTAAAGAACAGGTAGCAAAAATGCTGCAAAGTTTACTCGGTTTGAAATCATTACCAAAGAATCTCGACTCAACCGATGGGCTCGCAGCCGCGGTTTGTCATTTTTACAATTCTGGTAGAACTGAGGTGGGAAAAAGCTATTCAGGTTGGGCCGCATTTGTAAAGCAAAATGAGCCACGAGTTCAGCCCCCTAACCCCCAAAGGGGGAAAGCCTCTGGGCTCCCAAAGAAAAAATGAAATCCCCAGTCCAGAAAAAGGGTGTTTATGAATTAATGAAAGAGATTAAAATTTTGAGCGAAAAGTTGTTATACGGAATTGCTGATAACTCTTCCCCTTCGGGGAGGCTGGGAGGGGCTGCAGGCTTGTACATTCATATTCCTTTCTGTAAGCAGGCTTGTCACTATTGTGATTTTCATTTTTCTACCTCTTTAAAAAAGAAAGGGAAGCTTGTGGAAATGTTATGTAGGGAATTATTGCTAAGGAAGGATGAACTCAATTCTCCTGAAATCCAGACGATCTACTTTGGTGGCGGAACACCAAGTTTATTGGAAGCAGATGAACTTCAGCAAATTTTTGAGACAATTTATGCGAATTATAAGATTGCTGAAAATCCTGAAATAACCCTGGAAGCAAATCCCGATGATTTGACGGAAGAAAAGTTGGAAATGCTCAAGGCTTCTAAAATTAACCGGTTGAGTATTGGGGTTCAATCTTTTTTTGAAGAAGATTTAAAGTTGATGAATCGCGCCCATAATGCTGAAGAAGCTTTAAAAAGCATAAAACTCGCCAAACAATCTTTCGATAATATTTCTATTGATCTCATCTACGGAATCCCGGGAATGAGTTTGGAACGATGGAAGCGAAACCTGGAAATTTCTCTTGAACTCGACGTACCTCATATTTCGAGTTATGCACTGACGGTTGAACCAAACACCGCACTTCAAAAATTTATAGAAAGAGGAAAAATAAAACCGGTAGATGATGAAGCTGCCAAACATCATTTTGAAATTCTGGTTGAAACCCTTACTAAAAATGGTTTTGAACATTATGAGTTTTCCAACTTCGGCAAGTCTGGTTATTTTTCACAAAACAACACCGCTTATTGGCTTGGAAAATCTTATTTGGGTATTGGTCCGGCAGCGCATTCTTATGATGGAAACTCCCGTAAATGGAACATTTCCAACAATCCGCTTTATATAAAATCGCTTGAAAAAGGTGAGATTCCGCAGGAAACAGAAGACTTATCGGTTTCTGACAAATACAACGAATATGTAATGACAAGACTTCGAACAAAATTCGGGGTGGATATTGCTGAGGTTTTTCAGAAATTTGGAGAAAATTACAAAGCTCACTTTGCGGAACTTGCAAAGCCGTTGCAAAAAGAAAATTTAATTCAGGAAAAAAATGGGATCTTTCATATTACTTCTAAAGGAAAATTTTTAAGTGATGGTATTGCTGCAGATTTGTTTTTCCTGGAATAATATGTAACGGAATTAATATCAAAAATCGTAAATTTGAGTTATGGCTATAGATCTTCAAAATAAGAAAATAGAATTAATTCAATGGTTATCCACCCTGGATGATGAATTCATTATTGACAAATTAATGGAACTACGAGATAGTGAGAAAGCTGATTGGTGGGAGGAAATAACTGTAGAAGAAAAAGAATCTATTAAACAAGGGGTAAATGATGCTGATTCCGGAAACTTAAAACCGCAGTCTGAAGTTAGAAAGCTTTATGAGAAATGGTTATAAGATTTTTTGGACAACTCACGCACTTTCTGAACTTGAAGAAACAATAGCTTATTTAGAAGAAAATTGGACAATAAGTGAATTAGAAAAATTCGCTAAGGAACTTGATCATACACTTGAGTTAATTTCCAAAAATCCTGAGATATTTCAGGTTTCATTCAAAAGAAAAAATATTCGAAGAGCTGTGGTTGCAAAGTTCAACAGCCTTTATTATCGATTACATAATGATACTATTGAAATCTTATCTTTCTTTTCAAACAGACAGGATCCTTCCAAAATTAAAATCGATTAGATTTTATGCAAGCCACAATTAATTTTAAAGCTAAAGATTATACTATTGATCTCTCCAAACCCCTGGATATTTCAATTGGTTTGCGTGGGGATGAAAAAAACCCGGTGGCATGGTATTTAGATACTCCTAAAATAAAACCTGTGAAAGACGGTGATTTTATCGGGAAAGTTTCAGAAGGAGCTTCGGTTAATTTTAATAATATTCAGTTTAATCCACACGCTCACGGGACGCATACCGAATGTGTTGGGCATATTTCCAGGGAATTTTATAGCATCAATCAAACGCTGAAAACCTTCTTCTTTTTTTCTAAATTGATTTCAGTAGAACCCGAAATAATAGGAGAAGATAAAGTGATTTCCGAAGCGATTTTGAAGGAGAAAATCCAGCCTAACGAAACTGAAGCTTTAATTATACGAACGCTACCCAATTTTAGGGAAAAACAGACGAAAAAATATTCGCATACCAATTGGCCTTATCTTAGTGAAGAGGCTGCTATTTTTCTTAGAAATTCCGGCGTAAAACATTTGCTGATAGATTTGCCTTCGGTAGATAAGGAGAAGGATGGTGGTAAGTTGTTGGCGCATAAGGCCTTTTGGAATTACCCGAAAAACACCCGGTTTGATGCTACAATTACTGAATTGGTTTATGTTCCTAATTCTATAGAGGATGGAAATTATTTGCTAAACCTGCAAATAGCTTCTTTTGAAAACGATGCCAGCCCTTCAAAACCTGTTTTATATAAATTTTTATGAAAATTACACTCAAACTTGAAGAACTTGCGATGTTACTACTGGGAATCTTTGTGTTTAGCCGATTAGACTTTGCCTGGTGGTGGTTTTTGGTCTTATTTTTTACACCAGATTTTGGAATGTTGGGATATCTCTTCAATAATAAAATTGGTGCTTTTATTTATAATCTTTTTCATCATAAAGGACTTGCTATTTCAATCTGGTTTCTGGGATTTTACCTGCAAAATGAAGTATTTCAATTAATAGGTGTAATTTTGTTTTCGCACGCGGTTTTTGATCGTATTTTAGGCTATGGGCTCAAGTACGAAAAAGGCTTCAAATTCACTCATTTGGGAGAAATAGGAAATTAATATGGAATTTTTATTTATCGGATTGGCCGTGGGAGCGGTCTTGGCTTATTTTATTTTCGCCAGGTTTAATAAGGAGAAATCAAAGCTTAAAACTAACGAGCAGTCGTTGGTGATTATGGATAAAATAAGGAGTGTTTGTAAATTTATAACAGTTGAAGGCGATTTTTCTGAAGTCTATCATTACGAGAATTTAAAGGAAAAATACCTGAGTTTACTTTTAGGGAAGAAGAAGGCTATTGTTTTGGTTAATGCTAAAGCGCACGTGGGTTTTGATCTTAGTAAAGTGAGAATGAATAGCGAAAATGAAAAGAGAACCATTGTGCTTACCAATTTTCCGCAGCCCGAATTGCTAACTGTAGAAACCGATTTTAAATATTACGATAAGCGCGAAGGCTGGGCAAACCCTTTTACCACCTCAGATCTTACCGATATTAACCGTGACGCAAAAAACTATATAGTTGATAAAATTCCACAAAGCGGACTTTTAGACCAGGCGCGAAAAGAGGCGCTGGATACTATTTTGTTGATGGAAAAAATAGTGGAAACCATAGGTTGGAAACTCGATTATACCGCGCTGACTTTAGAAGATAAAAACCAGGCGAAGATTGAGAAGTAGCCTGTGGTAGTACGTCATTCTGAACTTGTCACTTCGAGCCGAGTCGAGAAGTCAGAATCTAAGATGATTATTGTTTTTTTCATCTTAATACAAACCAAAACATTTTTAAGATTTCCGCCTGCGCGGAAATGACAATATTGCATATGGACATCGAAACCCTTAGAAATTATTGCATTAGCAAAAAAGGCGTAACCGAGGAACTTCCTTTTGGTCCAGATACCCTGGTTTTTAAAGTAATGGGAAAGGTTTTTGCATTGGCGGGCCTGGATTCGCTGCCAGTTAATGTAAACTTAAAATGCGATCCAGGGAAAGCAGTGGAACTTCGCGAAGAGTATGAAGCCCTTATTTTGCCCGGTTACCATATGAACAAACAGCATTGGAACACCGTAATCCTGGATGGTCACTTAAAGTCGGACTTTATTTTTCAATTAGTAGACGATTCTTACAATTTGGTGAAAGCAGGATTAACTAAAAAGCAACAACAAGAACTTAAAGATTTAGATGAATAACCCATTAGAATTCTATACACAGCAGAAAGAAATACATCAGCAAGAACTGGCTAAAATTTCTAAAAAATTGCTGGTTTCCAGTTTAATCAGGCTTATGATTTTCCTGGCAATTTGTTTTGCAATCTATTTTTTCTTCGGAAATATGAATGTGATCGTTCCAGTAATTTTTGGCGGGATTGCACTTTTTTTATTCCTGGTTTCCAGGCATAGCAATCTTAAAGATAAAAGCGATAAGCAAAAGGAAATCATCAAGCTAAACGAACTGGAAATTGATATTTTAAAAACCCGGAATTTCCAGGATTTACCCGAAGGAAGCGAATTTGAAAACCCTGTACATCCTTACAGTCAGGATATCGATTTATTCGGGCGTGGCTCGTTTTTTCAGTATTCCAACCGAACCGCACTTTATGAAGGAACCAAAAAACTTGCCGGTATTTTTACCGAAAATGGTATACAAAATATTACGCAGAAACAGGAAGCGGTGCAAGAACTGGCAGCAAAAGCTGAATGGAGACAGGAATTTACCGCATTGGCCAGATTGGTGAAAACTGAAACCCCATCAAAAACCGTAATTAAATGGTTTAAAAATTATAAGAATTTTGTTCCGAATTATATTAAGTGGTTGCCCACGGCATTTTCGGTGATCTCCATTTTAGTGATCGCGGGTTATGCTTTTGATTATTTAAAAGGAATTCATCTTTTTTTATGGTTTTTAGCAGGAATACTTTTTACTGGGATTTACCTTAAAAAGATTAATTTATTGTCGGGTAGTGTGAGTAAGGTTCAGGATACTTTTCATCAATATCATTTTTTACTGGGACTCTTAGAAAAGGAAGAATTTTCTTCAGAAATATTAAAAAAGAATCAGTCACTTATTCATTCAGAAAAGAAAAAAGCTTCTGCTATTTTTAAAGAATTTTCTAAAGCAATTGATGACCTGGATCAACGCAATAATATTTTTTTGGGCATTTTTGGAAATGGTTTTTTACTCTGGGATTTACGCCAGAGTTATAAGCTCGAAAAATGGATTTCAGCCTATCGCCAGAATGTGGAAAGTTGGTTTGAAGTCATTGAATTTACCGATGCTTATAATTCACTTGGGAATTTTGTTTTTAATCATCCAAACTATGTTTTTCCTGAAATTATAAATGAAAAAAGAGGAATTTCAGCAACAAAATTGGCGCATCCGCTTTTGGATCCGAATAAAAGAGTGGCAAATGATTTTTCTATTGGTAATGAAGAATTCTTTATCATTACCGGTGCGAATATGGCCGGGAAAAGTACGTTTTTAAGAACGGTTTCCCTTCAAATTCTAATGAGCAATATTGGGCTTCCGGTTTGTGCTGAAGCCTGTAATTATTGGCCAATCAAGCTTATTACCAGTATGCGCACCAGCGATTCGCTGAGTGATGATGAATCCTATTTCTTTTCAGAATTAAAGCGACTAAAATTTATAGTAGACGAAATTAAAACTGACCGTTATTTTATAATTCTTGATGAGATTCTAAAAGGAACCAATAGTAGCGATAAAGCTATAGGTTCTAAAAAGTTTATCAGGAAATTGGTGAACTCTAATTCAACCGGAATCGTTGCTACGCACGATTTGAGTTTATGCGAGATCACGTCAGAATTAGAGCAGGTAAAAAACCATTATTTTGATGCTGAAATTATCAATGATGAACTGCATTTTGATTATAAATTCAAAGATGGAATTTGCCAAAATATGAATGCTTCATTCCTGCTTCGGAAGATGGAAATTGTAGATGATTAATTGCTATAGATTGAAGGATAATAGCTATTTCTTATGCTAGTTGAACTTGATTAAATATCTTATTTTCGTCAAGCTGAACTTGTTTCAGCTTCTAACATGATCTTATCAACGTCTTAGATCCTGAAACAAGTTCAGGACGACGGGATTAAAAACTTTATTACTATCTAACTTTTTTTTTCGAAAAGTAGAAGTTACAAATCGGTAAAGAAAGAAAGTCATAAATGGATTCACTAACTCAAATAGTACTAGGCGCAGCGGTTGGCGAAGCGGTTCTCGGCAAAAAAGTGGGGAATAAAGCGATGCTTTATGGAGCCATTGCGGGCACAATTCCCGATCTGGATACTTTTGCAAGCACTTTTACCGATACTATTACCGCCATTGAAATTCACCGTGGCTTCACACACTCCATCGTATTTTCTATACTTTTTGCGCCCATTTTTGGTTGGCTCATTTCAAAGATTGAAAAGAAATCTATTGCAACCTGGCAAAACTGGTCCTGGTTGATGTTTTGGGGCTTTTTTACGCATCCGCTTTTGGATTCTCATACAACCTGGGGAACACAGTTATTCTGGCCTTTAGAAGTCCGTTTGGCGTATAAGAACATTTTTGTGATAGATCCTTTATACACTTTGCCATTTTTGGTGTTCTTAATCCTGGCGATGCGACAAGAAAGAGGAACTAAAAAAAGGAGAAAACTAAATAATCTTGGCCTCTTAATAAGTAGTATTTATTTGTTGGTTATTACCCCGGCCTTAAAACTTTACACGTTTGATAAGTTTACGGAAGCTTTGGAAGATCAGGATATTGCCTATTATAAAATTGAAACCAAACCGGCTCCACTAAATGCTATTTTATGGTCGGCAAATGTAGAGGTTGATAACGCTTATTTGATAGGAAATTATTCCATATTTGATACACAACCAATTGACTTTGTTTCGCATCCAAAGAACCACGATTTGCTTGGGGATTGGAGTGAAAAACGAAACGTAAAACGACTTATAAAAATCTCTGAAGGCTGGTATACGATTTCAGAAAGAGAAGGGGAACTTTATTTTAATGATCTTAGATTCGGAACTTTGAGTCCAATAGCCAGGACAGATGCTGAGTTCGCTTTTAGCTATAAATTAGTTAAAGAAAATGGTGAAATTAAAGCCATAGAAACCGAAAAAACGCGCGGGGATGCAAAGGAGTTATTATCGCAGTTGGGTACACGGATTATGGGGAATTAGTGGTTTGAAATTTGAAATGAATTTACAGATTTTCTGCCTTTAAATTTCTGGCTGAGTGATAAACAGTAAGGATATCCACTCTTTGGTTATTCAAAATTTTATAGATAATTCGGTAATTCCCTTCAATTAATTCTCTAATATTAGGATGATTTATTTCGGGAACCGATTTACCTGAATAGATTTGAGTGTAAAGAATTTTTGTTCGGTTCCTGAGTTTAATGATTTGTAATCTAGCATACTTTTTAGAATCCTTGCCGATATATTCCGCAATACTTTTTAAGTCAGATTGTGCTTGAAAAGTCCAATTTATTTGAACCATTTTTCAATTTCATTATCCAATTCGGTCTCAGAAATCACCTCTCCTTTATTTGACTGACTTATACCATTTTCTACTTTTTCAATAAAGATCAAGCGTTCTACCAACTCATCAATAGAAAATGTCTCTGGCAGTTTTTCAATTTCTTCCTTCAATTTACTTTTTGTAAGCATTTTTCACATCAATTTAAATCCAATAACAAGATACAATTTTAAACTGAGTTTAAATTTAAAGAGAGGATCTTCCCAAATAAAAAATATTCGTGTATTCGTGGCAAATATATCTGTAATTGCATTTCTTTAGAAACCTTATCTTTATTGAAAATTCTACTTTTTTATGAACAAACTTTTCAGCATTGCGCTCGCTTTTTTATGTATTTCTTTCTTATCTGCACAGGAAGCTTCAGAAAATTTAAAAACTATTATTCAGGAAATAGATGATCATAAAGCTTACGATCGGGAGGAATTTCCTTTGGGACTTTTTACTGAGAATTATTACAAAGAAGAAGCCGAATTTGCCGGAAAACAGTTGGACAAACTAGAAGAAATAAAGGCCGATTCTTTAAATGAAACCGAACAGATTTCGCTGGAAATGCTAAAATTTAAACT is a window of Salegentibacter salegens DNA encoding:
- a CDS encoding type II toxin-antitoxin system RelE/ParE family toxin encodes the protein MVQINWTFQAQSDLKSIAEYIGKDSKKYARLQIIKLRNRTKILYTQIYSGKSVPEINHPNIRELIEGNYRIIYKILNNQRVDILTVYHSARNLKAENL
- a CDS encoding metal-dependent hydrolase, which gives rise to MDSLTQIVLGAAVGEAVLGKKVGNKAMLYGAIAGTIPDLDTFASTFTDTITAIEIHRGFTHSIVFSILFAPIFGWLISKIEKKSIATWQNWSWLMFWGFFTHPLLDSHTTWGTQLFWPLEVRLAYKNIFVIDPLYTLPFLVFLILAMRQERGTKKRRKLNNLGLLISSIYLLVITPALKLYTFDKFTEALEDQDIAYYKIETKPAPLNAILWSANVEVDNAYLIGNYSIFDTQPIDFVSHPKNHDLLGDWSEKRNVKRLIKISEGWYTISEREGELYFNDLRFGTLSPIARTDAEFAFSYKLVKENGEIKAIETEKTRGDAKELLSQLGTRIMGN
- a CDS encoding MutS-related protein, whose translation is MNNPLEFYTQQKEIHQQELAKISKKLLVSSLIRLMIFLAICFAIYFFFGNMNVIVPVIFGGIALFLFLVSRHSNLKDKSDKQKEIIKLNELEIDILKTRNFQDLPEGSEFENPVHPYSQDIDLFGRGSFFQYSNRTALYEGTKKLAGIFTENGIQNITQKQEAVQELAAKAEWRQEFTALARLVKTETPSKTVIKWFKNYKNFVPNYIKWLPTAFSVISILVIAGYAFDYLKGIHLFLWFLAGILFTGIYLKKINLLSGSVSKVQDTFHQYHFLLGLLEKEEFSSEILKKNQSLIHSEKKKASAIFKEFSKAIDDLDQRNNIFLGIFGNGFLLWDLRQSYKLEKWISAYRQNVESWFEVIEFTDAYNSLGNFVFNHPNYVFPEIINEKRGISATKLAHPLLDPNKRVANDFSIGNEEFFIITGANMAGKSTFLRTVSLQILMSNIGLPVCAEACNYWPIKLITSMRTSDSLSDDESYFFSELKRLKFIVDEIKTDRYFIILDEILKGTNSSDKAIGSKKFIRKLVNSNSTGIVATHDLSLCEITSELEQVKNHYFDAEIINDELHFDYKFKDGICQNMNASFLLRKMEIVDD